From Paenibacillus sp. PL2-23:
GTCGTCCGTCAGCTCACGAGCTTTTTGAAGCATTCTTTCGGATAAATCTACTCCGACCACTGAACTTGCTTGCTGCTCCCGAGCATACCGGCAATGCCATCCAAAACCGCAGCCCAAATCCAGAACACTCTTGTTTTGCAACTCTGGCAATAAGGCTTGCAGCACATGCCATTCCCCTGCGGCCTCTAAGCCTTTCACTGAGCGGGGCATTTTTTTATACGCTGAATAAAAATTCACATCATCATACTTGTTTTGCTTCATCAATCCTGCACTCCTGTCATGGTTCTTATTCCGAACTTGTATGATTCATTTGTCTTTCCCATTGCACCATATTATAACGCAAATGCCCATATTCGCTTTTATATATGTTTGATTTTCGTTCATTTTCTTATTGTATTTACATGTCAATAACCATTATTTAAAGTTCACTTCTTTTTCCAATTGTGTTATCATACCTATAAAGAAGCCGAGTGCTGCTAACACTCGGCTCAACAATTGGCTTGGATGGGATTTCCCTTCTGAGTGAATCAGGAAAAAAACCCACCTATGGCGCTAACCTTGGGGTGGGTTTTTACTTTCTCTTGTTGTTAGAATTAATGTATGTTAAAAGTGCAAGGATAAACGATCCAAACAGAAACATGATCGTTAGCGCATCCTTAACCTCCATGGCCTCACCTCCTTTCGAAGGGAAACCATGCCCACCCAAGATTCAATTGTCCTTCCTATTATACCATCATCTACCACTCAAAATGAAGAACAAATGTTCGGTTTTTTTAATGATCTTAAACTCGTTAATTTCGTCTAACGTTTCGTATATTCACGACGCCTGTCAAATGCCAGGTGTGTCCACAGCAACCACATCTTCGAATTTATTTCTGGGTCCGAGGGCTAATGCCCGATGAGTGAATATGGTGTTATAGGATGTCGGGGCTCCTTCCAATTCTCATTCAAAATCCTTAAAATCATCTATGTAGTATCCCTTCGAAGTCCAACTATCTTTAGATTGTTGATAAATGTCTTTAATTATTCTATTTGGTGGTCCACATCTTGTTAATAGCCAATCCTTAATAAATTCAATATCCTTATTCTCATCATTCCAGATAAAATCCATAATCCCTGACTCTATTGCTCCACTATCCGGAACATATATCACAAAACGAGCTCCTGTATATATCATTATTTCATAGGAGATACTTCGAAGAGATTTCTGAAAATCATATTCCAGATCATTAAGTATAAATGTTAACCATCTTGTATAATGATCTATAAAACACACTCTCTCTGAAAATGTAAATGAAGTCCACATGGGCCATCGAGTTCTATTGTTCCTCCAAGTTCATCATGACTAACAAGCCATTCCTTCCTAATATCTCGAGTATTATTACTTTGAAGATCTTTAATAAACATCTTTGTTCTAGGAAATCGCTCTTGGCCTGAAGAATTTAATTCATTACATAAGGTTGTTATATCTTTTTCATTTAGGTTATGGCTTAAATAAGCCGTAAAGTTCATCCCCATGAACAAGCTCCTTTAACTCGTCTTTCCCCGATTTCCGATAACGTTCTTTGTATTCACGACGTCCGACGAATGTCGAATGTGTCCGGCTGGTACAGCCCCTCTGCCAATATCTCCTGCCGGACCGAGGGCGTTAGCCCGATGCGTGAATATGGTGTTATGTGAAGTACCTGACTTCTAGGAATATCAATCAAAAATCTTATTTAAATTTTTTACAAGTTCATTCAAATAGGTTTGATCCGATTCAATATTAAACGTTAATTCATTGTCCTTATCATGTCTCTCTCTAAAAGTTCCCTTTACTTCTATATATCCTCTGGTTTTATACTCAATATTCAATTCTAATGTTCCTTCAGAATTATTTAATTTAGCTACTCCCTTACATCTTTTATGTGCCTCTATTAATTCTAAATAGAACAATCTAATATCTTCAATTGAGATCCAAAGAATACCTGAAACTGAATAATTTCCACTTTTGATTTCTATTTCTGCAGCATCAATTGTCTCATAGTAGTTCTTCTTTTCTGTATCATTCATATCAGAATAAAGTGTTAATATTATCAGGCCCTCATCACATTTAATGATTTGAATGGTTTTCATATCTCTAACCTCTTTGTAAATTAATTTAAATGGATTTTCAGGTATTTCACATAACTCTTTATTTACGCACCTCTCCATAATACTAAATCAATTGGACATTTCCAACTATATTCGCGATTGGCAATAGTTGGCAGGTAATGGTACTATAGGGAGAGAATGCTTGACCGATAAAGGTGGCTTTTTAGTCCTCCATGAAAGCAGGTACATGTATGAAAAATATCATTTCAAGCTCGTTATTATTACTATTATTTTTGACAGCATGCAGCCATCTACCTCAAGCTGAACAACCGACTATGACTGAAACCGGTCGCAGTACTCCAACAGCAAGTATGACAAGTACATCTCAACCTACAGAACCAATTGAACCTTCGTATATAGTTGAAGAATTCCAAGGTGAAGCACTGGAGATCGTTAATTTAATTAATTTAAGAGTCCAATACTTATGGGAAGATAATGAAAGTGAATACAGCAAATTAATCTATGAGGATAGTCCTTTACAATCATTCCCTCTTTACAAAATTACGAA
This genomic window contains:
- a CDS encoding putative holin-like toxin, giving the protein MEVKDALTIMFLFGSFILALLTYINSNNKRK